The genomic stretch TAACACtccaatttcttcaatagacataggtttttgcaataaaatatcaaacataATCAGTAGGCCAAGAtacttttaagaataaaatatatcattatTAAGGCTATGTTTaagtagatattatttatttaaaaagaaaaaaacataatatacaatATCATAAGCTAATACAAgtaacaattttctttaatatatcACATagcttaaatataaataataaatgcaacACTTCAATgtctaatacaataaaaaagttaaaacttcCCTTTGTTCGCCAACCAATAGGGACGCAAGAAATACGTTGGTATTGAAGTAGGAACGATTATCGCATTCCCAGGATTTCTTATAACTTTGTTGCTACCAGTGCCGTAGTAATACGCCTGCAGCACCAATTTAGAGCAGTAGCTTGGATTCGTCGTCTGGAAGTTCGTAGTCAATGCGTATGTTATGTGTATGGTCTTCGTGGACCCCTCATTTGGGTTGTAGTACTTGCGGTCAGCCCAGCGCGCAGCTTGTGAAGCTATTCCAGCATCAGGACACCGGTACACTGTTGTCCAATCAGAAGCGTGAATATCAAACCACTTGTGCTTAGTTATTTGTCTGTTGTTGTCCGGAATCCCGTTCTGCCAGCCCTTGCCTCCAGGCATCTCCAACACCCAGGTATCGGTTGTCATTATTGCAGCGTGGCCAAGCAAACCCCCACTACCTCTGCCCGTGATCAAAATATCTCCTTTCCTCACAGTATTCACAAAACGTCTTTTGTTATCCGCTGTGGACCgcttacttatttttctttgaaacatAGACTCCTGAGTATCGAACAGTATCCCGTAGTTGTTCATTAAGAGCCAATCTTGGTAACTAATCGTTTGATTGCCATTGAGTGAAAGGTATTCTCTGTACGTATCTTTGAAGATGTCTCTTTCATGTTGTTCAAACGTTCGAAGCGAGTATTTTTCGGGATTGATTATTCCCATGCGGACCCCAGCGCTGTAGGCGGTCGCCGTCTGGTTCGATACCGCGTCATTCGCTtctgaaaacaataaattgCGTACCGTTGTTTTATTGTTCATTCAGTTccatttttgaaacaaaaagtgACGTATAAAGCGTATCGTTGCAATATATCACTTGGTTTGAAAAGTATGCAGATGTGTCTGGACATGACATGAAATATTAGAGATCCTATCATGTTCTTATGATATTGTCAATCACAagaggtataaaaaataataaagtaactcACCAAGATCTTCCTCGAAGCCATGTGACCCCACCACCAACAAGACCACTAAAAGAAACAAATGTCCAAGCTCCATGATCGCTTCAGAAATGTGATTAATTACTCAGTTATCACTCTTTATATATGTTAAAATTAAGCAAGACATACTAATGAGCAAACACAATTCTTCGTAATGTACATATTGTAAAGTACTTAGATTAGGGGATGTCCTGCAAGTAGGTACAGTCatcttcaggtcagtggtaacagtttcataggaaaatcgtacttattactattgagttaaggtgcatgacagttaccactgatgtgcagtctactgtacataTTAGTTATCTCGTTACAGTTCTACATCAAGTGCAATGACAGTTGTGTTTGTTTGTGGAAACCATTTCATCGTGATTGTTCAATTTATTTCTGTTGCAGACTAATTGCGTAACAAACTTTTATTGGCCGTGACTTTCGATTGACAACTCAACAGCGTGCGCAAGTTTAtctattttaaccttttttatgCATAAGATTGAAAAATTGAACTattatttgcataatatttaCTACCTAGCATACAAACAACATGTTCTTCCCGATAACATTTCAATTATTCTCAAGAAATCTCTTAAACAAGCGCTTGAAACATGATTATCATTTAACTATCTATGATAACATCTACTCATATAGAAATCAACAGGACATTGAGGAAAATGCCCACAAAATATATGCTAAAATCCTAATGCAAAAGTATTCGACATCACATATTTAAAAAGTACCGAGTAACCATATTTAACATAATTTACAAAGAACAGCATTCGTAAGTATATCCTATcat from Helicoverpa zea isolate HzStark_Cry1AcR chromosome 8, ilHelZeax1.1, whole genome shotgun sequence encodes the following:
- the LOC124632449 gene encoding uncharacterized 30.3 kDa protein-like; translation: MELGHLFLLVVLLVVGSHGFEEDLEANDAVSNQTATAYSAGVRMGIINPEKYSLRTFEQHERDIFKDTYREYLSLNGNQTISYQDWLLMNNYGILFDTQESMFQRKISKRSTADNKRRFVNTVRKGDILITGRGSGGLLGHAAIMTTDTWVLEMPGGKGWQNGIPDNNRQITKHKWFDIHASDWTTVYRCPDAGIASQAARWADRKYYNPNEGSTKTIHITYALTTNFQTTNPSYCSKLVLQAYYYGTGSNKVIRNPGNAIIVPTSIPTYFLRPYWLANKGKF